One stretch of Miscanthus floridulus cultivar M001 chromosome 18, ASM1932011v1, whole genome shotgun sequence DNA includes these proteins:
- the LOC136524091 gene encoding uncharacterized protein: MVLQGLKPRIFNRLNKFGRRWVMELPMVLWSLRMTSSRATSYTPFFMVYGSVAILLTDIDYGAPRVRAYDKQGAKASLKDAMDKQDELRNIALLRSAKYQQVLHRYHSRQVQG; this comes from the coding sequence ATGGTCctccaaggcctcaagcctaggatcttcaaccggttgaacaagtttggcagacgatgggtcatggagcttcccatggtgctctggagcctaaggatgacctccagccgggccaccagctacacaccattcttcatggtctacggttctgtgGCTATCCTCCTAACTGACATCgattatggagcaccgagggtcagggcgtatgacaaacagggagccaaggcatccctcaaggatgccatggacaaGCAAGATGAACTGCgcaacattgccctcctccgctcggccaagtaccagcaagtgttGCATCGGTACCACAGCCGTCAAGTGCAGGGTTAG